The following are from one region of the Phycisphaerales bacterium genome:
- a CDS encoding low molecular weight protein-tyrosine-phosphatase — MTDAPPSILFVCLGNICRSPLAEGIFLHLARQRGIDGLVVDSCGTGGWHEGEGPDARALAVARTRGVHLPSIARQVRAPQDFQSFTHIVAMDASNMENLLALGAPAERVRLMRSYDPTHRDGTAPDVPDPYYGGDDGFDRVYDMLLAACEGLLDEIQTGTRA, encoded by the coding sequence ATGACCGACGCGCCACCATCGATCCTCTTCGTGTGCCTGGGCAATATCTGCCGCAGCCCGCTGGCCGAGGGCATCTTCTTGCACCTCGCCCGGCAGCGCGGCATCGACGGGCTGGTGGTCGATTCGTGCGGCACGGGCGGCTGGCACGAGGGCGAGGGCCCCGACGCCCGGGCCCTGGCCGTGGCCCGCACGCGCGGCGTCCACCTGCCCAGCATCGCCAGGCAGGTGCGCGCGCCGCAGGACTTCCAGTCGTTCACCCACATCGTCGCCATGGACGCCAGCAACATGGAGAACCTTCTGGCCCTGGGCGCACCGGCCGAACGCGTGCGGCTCATGCGTTCGTACGACCCCACCCATCGCGACGGCACGGCCCCCGACGTGCCCGATCCCTACTACGGCGGCGACGACGGCTTCGACCGGGTCTATGACATGCTGCTGGCCGCCTGCGAGGGCCTGCTCGACGAGATCCAGACCGGCACGCGGGCGTGA